A single region of the Oncorhynchus kisutch isolate 150728-3 linkage group LG30, Okis_V2, whole genome shotgun sequence genome encodes:
- the slc35a3b gene encoding UDP-N-acetylglucosamine transporter isoform X1: MPNPGLSPLASPPGSEESSCHVSMSLPSASQSRLKYVSLGVLVLQTTSLVLTMRYSRTLLGEGPRYLASSAVVSAELLKILTCLLLVFYDHSFSVRALNRVLNEEILNKPMETLKLAIPSGIYTLQNNLLYVALSNLDAATYQVTYQLKILTTALFSVSMLGKRLGLYQWLSLLILMTGIALVQWPTESLGGPSSKPLSAGSQLVGVIAVLIACFSSGFAGVYFEKILKETKQSVWVRNIQLGLFGLVFGLIGVFVYDGERVRESGVFQGYNSLTWTVVALQALGGLVIAAVIKYADNILKGFATSLSIILSTLISYFWLKDFDPTSVFFLGAMLVIAATFLYGYEGKRPAINHSKV; the protein is encoded by the exons CCTAACCCAGGGTTGTCCCCTCTGGCCTCGCCCCCTGGCTCTGAGGAGTCGTCCTGCCACGTCTCCATGTCGTTGCCCTCAGCCTCCCAGTCGCGGCTGAAGTACGTGTCCCTGGGAGTGCTGGTGCTGCAGACCACTTCGTTGGTGCTCACCATGAGGTACTCGCGCACGCTGCTGGGCGAGGGGCCGCGCTACCTAGCCTCCTCAGCCGTGGTTTCGGCCGAGCTGCTCAAGATCCTCACCTGCCTGCTGCTCGTCTTCTACGACCACA GCTTCAGTGTTCGGGCATTGAATCGTGTGCTGAATGAAGAGATTCTCAACAAGCCCATGGAGACGTTGAAGCTGGCCATCCCATCAGGCATTTACACACTCCAGAACAACCTGCTTTATGTCGCCCTGTCCAACCTGGATGCTGCTACCTACCAG GTGACGTACCAGCTGAAAATCCTGACCACGGCCCTGTTCTCAGTGTCCATGCTGGGGAAGAGACTGGGGCTCTACCAGTGGCTATCTCTGCTCATCCTCATGACTGGTATCGCTCTCGTACAG TGGCCTACAGAGTCTCTGGGTGGGCCATCTTCGAAGCCTCTGTCTGCAGGCTCCCAGTTAGTCGGTGTGATAGCCGTACTAATAGCCTGCTTCTCCAGTGGCTTCGCTGGAGTCTACTTTGAGAAGATCCTCAAAGAAACCAAACAGAGTGTATGGGTCCGCAACATCCAGTTAG gtTTGTTTGGTCTGGTGTTTGGTCTTATTGGAGTGTTTGTGTACgacggagagagagtgagggagtccGGAGTGTTCCAAGGCTACAACTCACTCACCTGGACTGTTGTGGCCCTGCAG GCTCTGGGCGGGTTGGTCATAGCAGCAGTCATTAAGTATGCAGACAACATCCTGAAGGGCTTCGCCACGTCACTCTCCATCATCCTGTCGACACTCATATCCTACTTCTGGTTGAAGGACTTCGACCCTACCag tgtgttcttCCTGGGAGCAATGCTGGTCATTGCTGCCACCTTCCTCTATGGCTATGAGGGCAAGAGGCCTGCCATCAACCACAGCAAAGTATAG
- the slc35a3b gene encoding UDP-N-acetylglucosamine transporter isoform X2, translated as MSLPSASQSRLKYVSLGVLVLQTTSLVLTMRYSRTLLGEGPRYLASSAVVSAELLKILTCLLLVFYDHSFSVRALNRVLNEEILNKPMETLKLAIPSGIYTLQNNLLYVALSNLDAATYQVTYQLKILTTALFSVSMLGKRLGLYQWLSLLILMTGIALVQWPTESLGGPSSKPLSAGSQLVGVIAVLIACFSSGFAGVYFEKILKETKQSVWVRNIQLGLFGLVFGLIGVFVYDGERVRESGVFQGYNSLTWTVVALQALGGLVIAAVIKYADNILKGFATSLSIILSTLISYFWLKDFDPTSVFFLGAMLVIAATFLYGYEGKRPAINHSKV; from the exons ATGTCGTTGCCCTCAGCCTCCCAGTCGCGGCTGAAGTACGTGTCCCTGGGAGTGCTGGTGCTGCAGACCACTTCGTTGGTGCTCACCATGAGGTACTCGCGCACGCTGCTGGGCGAGGGGCCGCGCTACCTAGCCTCCTCAGCCGTGGTTTCGGCCGAGCTGCTCAAGATCCTCACCTGCCTGCTGCTCGTCTTCTACGACCACA GCTTCAGTGTTCGGGCATTGAATCGTGTGCTGAATGAAGAGATTCTCAACAAGCCCATGGAGACGTTGAAGCTGGCCATCCCATCAGGCATTTACACACTCCAGAACAACCTGCTTTATGTCGCCCTGTCCAACCTGGATGCTGCTACCTACCAG GTGACGTACCAGCTGAAAATCCTGACCACGGCCCTGTTCTCAGTGTCCATGCTGGGGAAGAGACTGGGGCTCTACCAGTGGCTATCTCTGCTCATCCTCATGACTGGTATCGCTCTCGTACAG TGGCCTACAGAGTCTCTGGGTGGGCCATCTTCGAAGCCTCTGTCTGCAGGCTCCCAGTTAGTCGGTGTGATAGCCGTACTAATAGCCTGCTTCTCCAGTGGCTTCGCTGGAGTCTACTTTGAGAAGATCCTCAAAGAAACCAAACAGAGTGTATGGGTCCGCAACATCCAGTTAG gtTTGTTTGGTCTGGTGTTTGGTCTTATTGGAGTGTTTGTGTACgacggagagagagtgagggagtccGGAGTGTTCCAAGGCTACAACTCACTCACCTGGACTGTTGTGGCCCTGCAG GCTCTGGGCGGGTTGGTCATAGCAGCAGTCATTAAGTATGCAGACAACATCCTGAAGGGCTTCGCCACGTCACTCTCCATCATCCTGTCGACACTCATATCCTACTTCTGGTTGAAGGACTTCGACCCTACCag tgtgttcttCCTGGGAGCAATGCTGGTCATTGCTGCCACCTTCCTCTATGGCTATGAGGGCAAGAGGCCTGCCATCAACCACAGCAAAGTATAG
- the LOC109875225 gene encoding protein FAM78B produces the protein MCILVRYHLLPSSLVLLTLLLASTMGCIQSISCKPRIRRENIVVYEVSASIDQCPTVIEENSPIVLRYKTPYFRASAGIVMPPVPRNETWVVGWIQACTQMEFYNTYGDIGMSSWELPELREGRAKAISDSDGVSYPWYGNTTETVTLTGPTSKPSHLTVSMNDNFYPSVTWAVPISNSNTPMLSHISRDQSFITWLVAINSVTKERIVLQTVRWRMRVDIAVDPDMPLGSRASLVGRPHQEQPHILNYQEPIPPNALGRPNANDAQVLMWRPRRGAPLVVIPPK, from the exons ATGTGCATACTGGTCAGGTATCATCTTCTCCCTTCGTCTCTGGTTCTGCTTACTCTGCTACTTGCCAGCACCATGGGCTGTATCCAGAGCATCTCCTGCAAGCCTCGCATTAGAAGGGAGAACATTGTAGTCTACGAGGTATCGGCCTCCATTGACCAGTGCCCAACGGTGATAGAGGAGAACTCGCCCATAGTGCTGCGGTATAAGACACCTTACTTCAGGGCCTCCGCAGGGATCGTGATGCCTCCGGTGCCCCGCAATGAGACCTGGGTGGTGGGTTGGATCCAGGCTTGTACACAAATGGAGTTCTACAATACTTATGGGGACATTGGCAT GTCCAGCTGGGAGTTACCAGAGCTCCGTGAGGGCCGGGCCAAGGCCATCAGCGACTCGGACGGGGTCAGCTACCCATGGTACGGCAACACCACTGAGACGGTCACCCTTACGGGTCCCACGTCCAAACCGTCGCACCTCACAGTCAGCATGAACGACAACTTCTACCCCAGTGTGACCTGGGCCGTTCCCATCAGCAACAGCAACACGCCAATGCTGTCACACATCTCCCGAGACCAGAGCTTCATCACCTGGTTGGTTGCCATCAACTCTGTCACCAAG GAGCGCATCGTGCTGCAGACTGTGCGGTGGCGGATGCGGGTGGACATCGCCGTGGACCCTGACATGCCCCTGGGTTCCCGGGCCTCCCTAGTAGGACGTCCTCACCAGGAGCAGCCCCATATTCTCAACTACCAGGAACCAATACCCCCCAACGCCCTGGGACGACCCAATGCCAATGACGCCCAAGTGCTGATGTGGAGGCCCCGCAGAGGGGCACCCCTAGTGGTGATACCGCCCAAATAA
- the cmpk gene encoding UMP-CMP kinase has translation MIFHLLSRLSANVPSVVYRAALIMKPQVVFVLGGPGAGKGTQCARIVENYSYTHLSAGDLLRAERSREGSEFGQLIDSYIKDGKIVPVEITINLLRKAMEETMEMDEKKFRFLIDGFPRNEDNLQGWTTVMEGKANVKFVLFFDCTSEVCIDRCLERGKSSGRTDDNRASLEKRIQTYLQSTRPIISLYEKQGKVRTVDASCGVDEVFDNVKAILDKEG, from the exons ATGATTTTCCATTTATTGAGTAGGTTATCAGCGAATGTGCCGAGCGTTGTGTACAGGGCCGCGTTGATCATGAAGCCGCAGGTTGTGTTCGTGTTGGGAGGGCCTGGGGCGGGGAAAGGGACCCAGTGTGCCAGAATCGTTGAG AACTACAGTTACACTCACCTGTCTGCCGGAGACCTGCTGAGGGCCGAGCGAAGCCGAGAGGGGTCAGAGTTCGGACAGCTCATTGACAGTTACATCAAGGATGGCAAGATCGTCCCTGTCGAGATCACCATTAACTTACTCAGGAAG GCCATGGAGGAAACCATGGAGATGGACGAGAAGAAGTTCCGCTTCCTCATCGACGGCTTCCCCCGAAATGAAGACAACCTCCAGGGGTGGACCACTGTCATGGAAGGGAAGGCTAACGTCAAATTTGTGCTTTTCTTCGACTGTACTAGTGAG GTCTGTATCGACCGATGTCTAGAAAGAGGGAAGAGCAGCGGGCGCACCGATGACAACAGAGCGAGCCTGGAGAAAAG GATCCAGACATACCTGCAGTCGACACGGCCTATCATCTCACTGTATGAGAAACAGGGCAAGGTGCGCACCGTGGATGCCTCGTGCGGTGTGGACGAG gtTTTTGACAACGTCAAAGCCATCCTGGACAAAGAGGGTTGA